In Thioflexithrix psekupsensis, the following are encoded in one genomic region:
- a CDS encoding NAD(+) kinase: protein MFNSIGLIAKRGDPRVKDTLQSLVRYLQQQNLDIVIDAPSSRLLLEKSLRIAANTEALGTQCELIIVIGGDGTLLQAARLLAKYDVALLGINLGRLGFLTDICPTQMESYLDEILGGAFLEEDRFLIYAEVYRDGQCIAHSNALNDMVIHRWNMAHMLAFETTINGHLVNRQRSDGLVIATPTGSTAYALSGGGPIIHPSLNALVLVSICPHTLSNRPIVVDGDSCITVTIDPYQAGQAQLSCDGVLVQQVIPGDRIVVEKRQHIRLIHPQGHDHYATLRAKLDWGKAV, encoded by the coding sequence ATGTTCAACAGTATTGGCTTAATCGCTAAACGTGGCGACCCGCGTGTCAAAGACACTTTACAATCGCTTGTGCGCTATTTGCAGCAGCAAAATCTGGATATTGTGATTGATGCGCCGAGTTCTCGTCTTTTATTAGAAAAATCCTTGCGTATCGCCGCAAATACGGAAGCTCTCGGCACGCAATGCGAATTGATTATTGTCATCGGAGGAGACGGGACCTTGTTGCAAGCGGCGCGGCTTTTGGCTAAGTATGATGTGGCGTTGTTGGGGATTAATTTAGGCCGTTTGGGTTTTCTCACTGATATTTGTCCCACGCAAATGGAAAGTTATTTAGATGAAATTTTAGGTGGGGCTTTTTTAGAAGAAGATCGTTTTTTGATTTATGCCGAAGTGTACCGTGATGGGCAATGTATTGCGCATTCTAACGCGCTCAATGATATGGTGATTCACCGTTGGAATATGGCGCACATGTTGGCGTTTGAAACGACGATTAATGGTCATTTAGTCAATCGCCAACGTTCCGATGGTTTAGTGATTGCCACGCCTACGGGATCAACGGCTTATGCGTTATCGGGTGGTGGTCCGATTATTCATCCGTCGCTTAATGCGTTAGTTTTAGTTTCGATTTGTCCGCATACATTAAGTAATCGTCCGATTGTGGTTGATGGCGACAGTTGCATTACTGTCACCATTGATCCGTATCAAGCGGGACAAGCGCAATTGAGTTGTGATGGTGTATTAGTACAACAAGTGATTCCCGGTGATCGCATTGTGGTAGAAAAACGGCAACATATTCGCCTCATTCACCCCCAAGGACATGATCATTATGCGACATTAAGGGCTAAATTAGATTGGGGGAAAGCGGTTTAA
- the recN gene encoding DNA repair protein RecN, which translates to MLHRLQIENIAIVERQTLHLTQGLTVITGETGAGKSILIDALSVVLGARADSGVVRQGCEQAQVSAVFRLSESMINWLRERDLTLEEAEEDDCVIRRVITAKGRSRCYLNDRPVSLQTLKELGEQLVDIHGQHAHQSLLKLDVQRDILDAMATDPNCRAQVTRMYQEWRELNQALTTLGGEARDRDARLALLRYQVQELEQFELTDTALKELSEEHKLCANSQRLLDNVQRVLSYLDAEDGTSIITTLNQANRELAEVCHFDPRLNQLKQQLDSLLIQADDLTSELRHYSHHVDLDPNRLSILEEKLSDLQDLARKHRVNMMELPDYFTRLSEQLKELEHYEQRAAELEQQQQAALIRYQKAAEALRQERLNHAVPLAQQITETMSQLGMPGGQLRIEVEPLNQSIPSVSGWDRVEFLVSANPGQSPKPLHKVASGGELSRISLAIQVMTAQRSGVPTLIFDEVDVGIGGGVAEIVGKLLRQLGRQRQVLCITHLPQVACQGDSHLQVRKIMTEQQTHTCIQTLTPTQRVEEIARMLGGIDITAQTLAHAEEMLGW; encoded by the coding sequence ATGTTGCACCGTTTGCAAATCGAAAATATCGCCATTGTCGAACGTCAAACTTTACATTTGACGCAAGGTTTAACCGTGATTACGGGAGAAACGGGCGCAGGTAAATCTATTTTAATCGACGCATTAAGTGTGGTTTTAGGCGCACGCGCAGACAGTGGTGTTGTGCGACAGGGCTGTGAACAGGCGCAAGTGTCGGCCGTGTTTCGTTTAAGCGAATCGATGATCAATTGGTTACGCGAACGCGATTTGACTTTGGAAGAAGCAGAAGAAGACGATTGTGTGATTCGTCGAGTCATTACCGCTAAAGGGCGTTCGCGCTGTTATCTTAATGATCGCCCTGTTTCCTTGCAAACCTTGAAAGAATTAGGTGAGCAATTGGTCGATATTCACGGACAACATGCGCATCAATCTTTATTAAAATTAGACGTGCAACGCGATATTTTAGATGCCATGGCGACTGATCCCAATTGTCGGGCGCAAGTGACGCGAATGTATCAGGAATGGCGCGAATTAAATCAAGCCTTAACCACTTTAGGCGGCGAAGCCCGAGATCGGGATGCGCGTTTGGCGTTATTGCGTTATCAAGTGCAGGAATTAGAACAATTTGAATTAACCGATACGGCATTAAAAGAACTTTCTGAAGAACATAAATTATGCGCCAATTCGCAACGTTTATTAGACAATGTGCAGCGGGTTTTATCTTATTTAGATGCCGAAGATGGCACGTCGATTATAACTACTTTAAATCAAGCCAATCGAGAATTGGCTGAAGTGTGTCATTTTGATCCGCGTTTAAATCAGTTAAAACAACAATTAGACAGTTTACTCATTCAAGCCGATGATTTAACCAGTGAATTGCGCCATTATTCGCATCATGTAGACCTTGATCCAAATCGTTTAAGTATTTTAGAAGAAAAATTATCTGATTTACAAGATTTAGCGCGTAAGCATCGGGTTAATATGATGGAATTGCCTGATTATTTTACGCGCCTAAGTGAGCAGTTAAAAGAATTAGAACATTATGAGCAACGCGCCGCCGAATTAGAACAACAACAACAAGCGGCTTTAATTCGCTATCAAAAAGCGGCCGAGGCTTTGCGTCAAGAGCGGTTAAACCATGCCGTCCCTTTAGCGCAACAGATTACAGAAACCATGAGCCAATTGGGAATGCCGGGGGGACAGTTGCGTATTGAAGTGGAGCCGTTAAATCAAAGTATTCCTAGCGTGTCGGGTTGGGATCGGGTGGAGTTTTTGGTCAGTGCCAACCCTGGACAAAGCCCTAAACCGTTGCATAAAGTGGCTTCGGGTGGGGAATTATCCAGAATTAGTTTAGCAATTCAAGTGATGACCGCGCAGCGCAGCGGCGTACCGACGTTAATTTTCGACGAGGTGGATGTGGGCATTGGCGGAGGCGTGGCGGAGATTGTGGGCAAATTGCTGCGGCAATTGGGAAGACAACGACAAGTATTATGTATCACTCATTTACCCCAAGTGGCCTGTCAAGGCGACAGTCATTTGCAAGTGCGCAAAATCATGACCGAACAACAAACCCATACTTGTATCCAAACCTTAACCCCCACCCAACGAGTAGAAGAAATCGCCCGAATGCTCGGCGGAATCGACATCACCGCGCAAACCTTGGCCCATGCGGAGGAGATGTTGGGGTGGTGA
- a CDS encoding RHS repeat-associated core domain-containing protein produces MVKRSTPEGVTTWTYDTTARGIGKLAEVVGTDGYKETIRYDIFGRASETITTIGNQKFVTTTQFDQYSRAAGMVYPTGFAVHHIYNQYGYLSEVREATTNRIYWKAEISNARGQLEKATLGNGLETRKTYNNLTGLIKTIYTGTPASANSVQNLGFEFDALGNLTERRKGNLFETFNYDGLNRLVKSSLSNGQTISLTYDSLGNITSKSDVGAYLYGSGRPHAVTQAGGMNYEYDAVGNRISASNGEQIKYTSFNKPSEIVKGTSRLTFQYAPDYSRYRQTVLENGQTKEILYLGLYEQETSNGVTQGKHTIVAGGQSIAVHLTSTQNAPKLRYLHQDHLGSVDVMTDEMGQVVESLSFDAWGRHRNAVDWSALSEAEISELIKSLEWRRGFTDHEHLNAVELIHMNGRIYDPIIGRFLSADPFVQSPNNLQSLNRYSYVLNNPLSYTDPSGYFSLKKLGKSIEKFVKQNWKSIVSIGVGIVVGALTAGIGTAIGLGALGGAILSGAGFGFASSFTGSMLSGRSFGDSLVAGLKGGVVGGITAGLTFGVGHVFFEGVSNSLLQFGLKTVAHGMVQGVSTMAQGGRFEHGFLAGMMGKVGGHFGLVGSVVAAGTAAEISGGKFVNGAVSGAFVYLFNDAVSEVWRLTGNFLTGTGHKREFFEEDSPLTRDLMQAPKVNAARGYFYKKNYLNNGQLESVTDYGGGFGPIEFFEATYPFKLFNLTRHFVGSYNVQIVPVEDKLQFTVTNVTSLESLLYHLPGVKSRESGWFGSITQVYTWEESIDKSRLGRIK; encoded by the coding sequence TTGGTTAAACGCAGTACACCAGAAGGCGTTACCACTTGGACTTATGACACCACAGCGCGGGGTATCGGAAAATTAGCCGAAGTGGTAGGCACAGATGGTTATAAAGAAACCATACGTTATGATATTTTTGGTCGTGCCAGTGAAACAATAACCACGATTGGCAATCAAAAATTTGTCACAACGACTCAATTTGACCAATACAGTCGTGCGGCGGGAATGGTTTATCCGACAGGTTTTGCTGTTCATCATATTTATAACCAATACGGCTATTTAAGTGAAGTCCGCGAAGCCACGACAAATCGGATTTATTGGAAAGCGGAGATAAGTAATGCGCGTGGTCAATTGGAAAAAGCAACATTAGGCAATGGTTTAGAAACACGCAAAACTTATAATAATTTAACGGGTTTAATTAAAACCATTTACACGGGAACACCAGCCAGTGCGAATTCAGTACAAAACTTAGGTTTTGAATTTGATGCGTTAGGTAATTTAACCGAACGTCGCAAAGGTAACTTATTTGAAACTTTTAATTATGATGGGCTTAATCGTTTGGTTAAAAGCTCATTAAGTAATGGGCAAACGATTAGTTTAACTTATGATAGTTTAGGTAATATTACTTCAAAATCAGATGTTGGCGCGTATTTATATGGCAGTGGTCGTCCTCATGCCGTGACACAAGCAGGAGGTATGAATTATGAATATGATGCAGTGGGAAATCGTATCAGTGCCAGCAATGGGGAGCAGATTAAATACACTTCGTTTAACAAACCCAGCGAAATTGTCAAAGGTACAAGTCGTTTAACCTTCCAATATGCCCCTGATTATTCGCGTTATCGTCAAACTGTGCTTGAGAATGGTCAAACAAAAGAGATTTTATATCTTGGTTTGTATGAGCAAGAAACCAGTAACGGGGTAACGCAAGGCAAGCATACTATTGTCGCAGGTGGACAAAGCATTGCCGTTCATTTGACCAGTACCCAAAACGCTCCCAAATTGCGTTATTTACATCAAGACCATTTGGGTTCAGTGGATGTCATGACCGATGAAATGGGTCAAGTGGTGGAAAGTTTAAGTTTTGATGCGTGGGGACGGCATCGCAATGCGGTAGATTGGAGTGCATTAAGTGAAGCGGAAATTTCGGAATTAATTAAAAGCCTAGAATGGCGACGTGGTTTTACCGATCATGAGCATTTAAATGCAGTGGAATTAATCCACATGAATGGTCGAATTTACGATCCGATTATTGGGCGTTTTTTAAGTGCGGATCCGTTTGTACAATCCCCAAATAATTTACAGAGTCTGAATCGTTACAGTTATGTTTTGAATAATCCGCTGTCTTATACCGATCCGAGTGGTTATTTTTCTCTGAAAAAACTTGGTAAATCAATAGAAAAATTTGTCAAGCAAAACTGGAAATCTATTGTTTCGATTGGTGTTGGAATTGTCGTTGGCGCATTGACGGCAGGGATTGGTACTGCAATTGGTTTGGGTGCTTTGGGTGGTGCGATTTTATCGGGGGCTGGATTTGGTTTTGCCTCGTCGTTTACAGGTTCAATGTTAAGCGGGCGAAGTTTTGGCGATTCGCTGGTTGCAGGACTCAAGGGCGGTGTTGTCGGCGGAATAACGGCAGGACTCACTTTTGGGGTTGGACATGTCTTTTTTGAGGGCGTGAGTAACTCCCTGTTGCAATTTGGTCTTAAAACAGTGGCGCATGGTATGGTTCAAGGCGTTTCGACGATGGCGCAAGGCGGGCGTTTTGAACATGGCTTTTTAGCAGGCATGATGGGTAAAGTTGGCGGACATTTCGGTTTAGTTGGTTCAGTCGTCGCAGCAGGCACTGCCGCAGAAATTAGCGGAGGTAAATTTGTTAATGGGGCAGTGAGTGGGGCGTTTGTTTATTTGTTTAATGATGCGGTAAGTGAAGTGTGGCGTTTGACAGGAAATTTTCTTACTGGTACTGGACATAAACGAGAGTTTTTTGAAGAAGATTCACCTTTAACGAGAGACTTGATGCAAGCACCAAAGGTAAATGCTGCTAGAGGATATTTTTATAAAAAAAATTATCTAAATAATGGTCAACTAGAGTCAGTCACGGATTATGGTGGTGGCTTTGGTCCTATTGAATTTTTTGAAGCTACTTATCCATTTAAGCTATTTAACCTAACGAGACATTTTGTTGGTTCATATAACGTGCAGATTGTGCCTGTAGAGGACAAACTTCAATTTACAGTGACCAATGTTACTAGCTTAGAATCTTTACTTTATCACTTGCCTGGGGTTAAATCTCGTGAAAGTGGGTGGTTTGGAAGCATTACTCAAGTCTATACTTGGGAAGAGTCAATTGATAAGTCACGATTGGGGAGAATTAAGTAA
- a CDS encoding RHS repeat domain-containing protein produces the protein MVYKPLTDSSVYKKGSGAVYPEMDFMGAFYVVSSISSDNGIGGQRALDYFYEGAKVHLQGRGFRGLSKTTITDRETGLQNITFYDRDYRYLSTKVKRTETRLSDGRLLSETDNQSELIVQGYGVHFSRIKKSISREYELDGSLTQSTVTENFYDNYGNPTQIKISHYQGAETGTPQYTEATDNIYENDVVNWYLGRLKRTQVTKNAAGQGVVTRASAWEYSPTTGLLTKEVIEPEHALCLEKSYQYDALGNITQSHTKPCNEQSVRTQRTEYDTQGRFALRSINALNQSETRQYDGFGNLLALTGPNQLTTRWTYDGFGRTLLELRADGTWTQQAYLKHDESSPCSSHSSYYVQSQAAGGNVSYQCFDKLDREIRQATFGFNGQLIFVDTEYNARSEVARKSIPYFSTDTPQWTVYEYDTISRPVKEIAPDGSINTVAYQGLTTVTTNPLGQKNTEIRDVRGNVVQTIDHLGNSVNTLFDGNGNAIQVSATRNGAELMSPTVIEYDKLGYKIRMSEPNTGITRYEYNALGELIR, from the coding sequence TTGGTATATAAACCCTTAACAGACTCCAGTGTTTACAAAAAAGGCAGTGGGGCTGTTTATCCTGAAATGGATTTTATGGGGGCATTTTACGTTGTATCCTCTATTTCAAGTGATAACGGTATCGGTGGGCAACGGGCTTTAGACTATTTTTACGAAGGCGCAAAAGTGCATTTACAAGGTCGTGGCTTTCGTGGCCTTAGCAAAACCACCATCACAGACCGCGAAACGGGATTACAAAATATTACGTTTTATGACCGTGATTATCGTTATCTCAGCACCAAAGTAAAACGCACTGAAACCCGTTTGTCAGATGGACGCTTGTTGTCTGAAACCGATAATCAAAGCGAATTAATTGTACAAGGTTATGGCGTACATTTTTCACGTATTAAGAAAAGCATTAGTCGTGAATATGAACTAGACGGCAGTTTAACCCAATCGACCGTTACAGAAAATTTCTATGACAATTACGGCAATCCCACCCAAATTAAAATCAGTCACTATCAGGGTGCAGAAACAGGTACGCCGCAATACACCGAAGCAACGGATAATATTTATGAAAATGATGTTGTCAATTGGTACTTAGGTCGTTTAAAACGTACTCAAGTCACTAAAAATGCAGCAGGACAAGGTGTAGTTACTCGCGCTTCTGCATGGGAATATAGCCCGACAACAGGACTGCTCACTAAAGAAGTCATTGAACCTGAACATGCACTGTGTTTGGAAAAAAGCTATCAATATGATGCACTTGGAAATATTACCCAAAGCCATACTAAACCTTGCAACGAACAAAGTGTTCGTACTCAACGCACGGAATATGATACACAAGGGCGTTTTGCGCTTCGCAGTATCAATGCACTGAATCAATCTGAAACCAGACAATACGATGGTTTTGGCAATTTGCTTGCCCTCACTGGACCCAATCAACTGACCACGCGCTGGACGTATGATGGTTTTGGACGCACCCTGTTAGAACTCCGAGCCGATGGCACATGGACACAGCAAGCCTATCTAAAACATGATGAAAGTAGCCCTTGTTCATCTCACAGCAGTTATTACGTGCAAAGCCAAGCCGCAGGTGGCAATGTCAGTTACCAGTGTTTTGATAAACTCGACAGAGAAATACGTCAAGCCACATTCGGCTTTAATGGACAATTGATTTTTGTTGACACTGAATACAATGCTCGCTCTGAAGTGGCGCGTAAATCAATTCCTTATTTTTCTACTGATACTCCGCAATGGACAGTGTATGAATACGACACAATAAGTCGTCCTGTTAAAGAAATCGCTCCTGATGGCAGTATTAATACAGTGGCTTATCAAGGTTTAACCACTGTCACCACCAATCCATTGGGACAAAAAAATACAGAAATTCGAGATGTGCGCGGCAATGTAGTGCAAACCATTGATCATTTAGGCAATTCGGTGAATACCTTATTTGATGGTAATGGTAATGCTATCCAAGTGAGTGCAACGCGCAACGGCGCGGAATTAATGAGTCCAACGGTAATTGAATATGATAAGTTGGGCTACAAAATTCGCATGAGCGAACCCAATACAGGCATCACTCGTTACGAATACAACGCATTGGGAGAATTAATCCGTTAA
- a CDS encoding FG-GAP-like repeat-containing protein gives MKAIKYIFVYFLLYSLFSTAMALDNSCDANQCDYSVPLNKAGFYVVAVQLPECEKEGMWGFSVNTSSGKNSGGFNAGTVLEGKGALPGFLAFYLSSPEAVQVEVIEYPSSPRQLKFSLSDNNRKLIQEKWMNSNEKISTQLLNPGFYIASVETRSDSPRTRFGISVTGNNFSGGVNVGGLIDSKTGGNGEGFGGLYVGAAQTVNFKLLYGNNYSNVGSGRPNLTFNYQNPNGTRELYWTAPHNKTCPASTTPVTPPPISNNSPPHFAGIQNVTLQPPSSARLTWNPATSASTPNNVGYQVHLSQTSNFIPSSSTLVEQLSHGSTDYTLRNLQVETNYNALVVAIDGNGLVSADYNYKTIYLPKPTTPTPSEPITGTPESACTKPQFAKQANLTPNTEILSNTVSYCGVETPVSLTGGLASMVINGQDVGNRTTLRSGDTLAIKTTSPAAGMSSNLTVTLGQQNIVWSLSSAAIAQPAAVSGTMAGSTPIECGVSEAGQAQCTLPISAPLGSSGMTPKLSLSYGQGGNGLVGLGWTMGGLSAISRCAATLDQERSMTGTAFSAPVDFSDNDRFCLDGERLMADPNLYGKDGAEYRTEQESFQKVVSYGQVGNAPEKFLIKTKDGLTMEYGYTLDSRIEAQGRTDVLVWALNKVTDSVGNYYTLSYQENNANGEYYPLQIDYTGNVAAGLVPYASVRFEYEARPDVVPTYVAGSLLKTTQRLRKIETRVGNDIYRAYRLSYEQSSSTQQSRLVQVQECGMDGKCFEPTVFGWLEGGSNTNNFTEPSMLLPKFGSNEGWSNENAAPRHLIDVNGDGIVDIVGFASNGVRVSLGTGTGFTEPELWLDWFAGGSGWSNENMAPRRLADVNSDGLPDIVGFASDGVHVALGTGTGFTKPAHWLKEFRGLDGWFDENKVPRHLADVNGDGLPDIIGFAMNGVHVSLGTGTGFTKSEHWLNWFAGNSGWSNENMAPRKLTDVNGDGIIDIVGFASDGVHVAIGTGTGFTKPEHWLKEFSGLSGWLDENKVPRHLADVNGDGLPDIIGFAMNGVHVSLGTGTGFTKSEHWLNWFAGNSGWSNENMAPRKLADVNGDGLLDIVGFASDGVHVALGTGTGFTESEHWLKKFGGLDGWLDESKVPRHLADVNGDGLLDIVGFASTGVSVSFSEKKKGQLISHITTGNNQKTTFTYTKIM, from the coding sequence ATGAAGGCGATAAAATATATTTTTGTGTACTTTCTTTTGTATTCTTTATTTTCAACAGCGATGGCATTAGACAATTCTTGTGATGCCAATCAGTGTGACTATTCTGTGCCGCTGAATAAAGCTGGGTTTTATGTGGTAGCGGTGCAACTGCCTGAATGTGAAAAAGAAGGGATGTGGGGTTTTTCGGTAAATACATCCAGTGGTAAAAACTCAGGTGGTTTTAACGCAGGAACAGTGTTGGAGGGAAAGGGCGCATTACCAGGATTTTTAGCCTTTTATTTATCCTCTCCCGAAGCCGTACAAGTCGAAGTCATTGAATATCCATCTTCACCTAGACAATTAAAATTTTCTCTTTCAGATAATAATCGTAAGTTAATCCAAGAAAAATGGATGAATTCAAATGAGAAAATAAGCACCCAATTATTAAATCCAGGATTTTATATTGCTTCCGTTGAGACCCGTTCAGATTCGCCGCGCACTCGGTTTGGTATTTCGGTCACTGGAAATAATTTTTCAGGCGGTGTGAATGTGGGTGGATTGATTGATTCTAAAACGGGTGGCAACGGTGAAGGTTTTGGTGGTTTATATGTAGGCGCAGCACAAACAGTTAATTTTAAATTATTATACGGCAATAATTACAGTAACGTAGGTTCTGGCAGACCAAATTTAACGTTTAATTATCAAAATCCTAACGGCACAAGAGAACTCTATTGGACAGCTCCTCATAATAAAACTTGTCCTGCTTCCACAACACCCGTCACACCTCCTCCGATTTCAAATAATTCTCCACCTCATTTTGCTGGAATTCAAAATGTCACCCTGCAACCGCCTTCGTCTGCACGTCTCACTTGGAATCCTGCAACTTCAGCCAGCACGCCAAATAATGTTGGGTATCAAGTACATCTTTCTCAAACATCCAATTTTATCCCCAGTAGCAGTACGTTAGTTGAACAATTAAGCCACGGCAGTACAGATTATACGTTGCGGAATTTACAAGTTGAAACTAATTACAATGCGCTGGTTGTTGCAATAGATGGTAATGGTTTGGTCAGTGCTGATTATAATTACAAAACAATTTATCTCCCCAAACCAACAACGCCAACTCCTTCTGAACCTATAACGGGTACACCAGAAAGTGCTTGTACAAAACCCCAATTTGCTAAACAAGCTAATCTCACACCTAATACTGAAATTTTATCCAATACCGTGAGTTATTGCGGGGTCGAGACACCTGTTAGTTTAACGGGTGGTTTGGCTTCTATGGTGATTAATGGGCAAGATGTGGGAAATCGTACCACATTGCGCAGTGGTGATACTTTAGCCATTAAAACCACTTCCCCCGCAGCAGGAATGTCATCTAATTTGACCGTGACCTTGGGGCAGCAAAATATTGTTTGGAGTTTGAGCAGCGCGGCAATTGCACAACCAGCTGCTGTTTCTGGCACGATGGCAGGTTCTACACCTATAGAATGCGGAGTCAGTGAGGCAGGACAAGCACAATGTACTTTACCCATTTCCGCACCATTAGGCAGTAGCGGTATGACACCTAAGTTGTCTCTAAGTTACGGACAAGGGGGCAATGGTTTGGTGGGTTTAGGTTGGACAATGGGTGGCTTATCTGCTATTTCGCGCTGTGCGGCCACTTTAGATCAAGAAAGAAGTATGACAGGTACGGCATTTAGTGCGCCTGTAGATTTTAGTGATAATGACCGCTTTTGTTTAGATGGCGAACGTTTAATGGCTGATCCCAATCTTTACGGAAAAGATGGGGCAGAATATCGCACGGAACAAGAAAGTTTTCAAAAGGTTGTTTCTTATGGTCAAGTGGGAAATGCGCCTGAGAAGTTTTTGATAAAAACCAAAGATGGTTTGACGATGGAATATGGCTACACGCTAGATTCTCGGATTGAAGCGCAAGGTAGAACTGATGTTTTGGTGTGGGCTTTAAATAAGGTGACGGATAGTGTAGGAAATTACTACACTTTGTCATATCAGGAAAATAACGCCAATGGGGAATATTACCCATTACAAATTGATTATACAGGTAATGTTGCAGCAGGCTTGGTGCCTTATGCTTCTGTGCGTTTTGAATATGAAGCCCGTCCTGATGTCGTGCCAACTTACGTGGCTGGCTCGCTGTTAAAAACCACGCAACGCTTACGAAAAATTGAAACTCGTGTGGGTAACGATATTTATCGAGCTTATCGCTTGAGTTATGAGCAAAGCAGTAGCACGCAACAATCTCGCTTGGTTCAAGTGCAAGAATGTGGCATGGATGGAAAGTGTTTTGAGCCGACGGTTTTTGGGTGGTTAGAAGGCGGCAGTAATACTAATAATTTTACTGAACCCTCAATGTTGTTGCCTAAATTTGGTTCAAATGAGGGTTGGTCAAATGAAAACGCTGCTCCACGACACTTAATAGACGTAAATGGGGATGGAATTGTTGACATTGTGGGATTTGCCAGCAATGGAGTTCGCGTCTCGCTTGGAACAGGAACGGGTTTTACAGAACCAGAGCTTTGGCTTGATTGGTTTGCAGGTGGCAGTGGGTGGTCAAATGAAAATATGGCACCAAGAAGACTAGCAGATGTAAACAGTGATGGCTTGCCTGATATTGTTGGCTTCGCAAGTGATGGAGTACATGTTGCTCTAGGGACAGGTACAGGTTTTACTAAACCAGCACATTGGCTCAAAGAGTTTAGAGGCTTGGACGGTTGGTTCGATGAAAATAAAGTACCACGACACTTGGCAGACGTAAATGGGGATGGTTTGCCTGATATTATTGGTTTTGCCATGAATGGAGTACATGTTTCTCTTGGAACTGGGACAGGTTTTACCAAATCAGAGCATTGGCTCAATTGGTTTGCTGGAAACAGTGGCTGGTCAAATGAAAACATGGCACCGAGAAAATTAACGGACGTAAATGGCGATGGTATTATTGATATTGTTGGTTTTGCAAGTGATGGAGTACATGTTGCTATTGGGACGGGTACAGGCTTTACTAAACCAGAACATTGGCTCAAAGAATTTTCAGGCTTGAGTGGATGGTTGGATGAAAACAAGGTACCGCGACACTTGGCAGACGTAAATGGGGATGGTTTGCCTGATATTATTGGTTTTGCTATGAATGGAGTACATGTTTCTCTTGGAACTGGGACAGGTTTTACCAAATCAGAGCATTGGCTCAATTGGTTTGCTGGAAACAGTGGCTGGTCAAATGAAAACATGGCACCAAGAAAATTGGCAGATGTAAATGGTGATGGCTTGCTTGATATTGTTGGTTTTGCCAGCGACGGAGTACATGTTGCTCTTGGGACAGGGACAGGTTTTACCGAATCAGAACATTGGCTTAAAAAGTTTGGGGGTTTGGATGGCTGGTTAGATGAAAGCAAAGTGCCTCGACACTTAGCAGATGTGAATGGTGATGGTTTGCTTGATATTGTTGGTTTTGCCAGTACGGGTGTGTCTGTGTCCTTTTCAGAAAAGAAAAAAGGTCAACTCATTAGCCACATCACCACAGGCAACAACCAAAAAACCACATTCACCTATACCAAAATTATGTGA